The proteins below are encoded in one region of Chryseobacterium wanjuense:
- the gcvH gene encoding glycine cleavage system protein GcvH: MNTPSELKYTKDHEWIKIEGNVATIGITDFAQGELGDIVYVDVDTVDEDLNGGDVFGSVEAVKTVSDLFLPISGKVIEFNSELEDQPELLNTDPYGNGWIIKLEVAEGADHSELLSAEEYQAIIG, encoded by the coding sequence ATGAACACACCATCAGAATTAAAGTACACCAAAGATCACGAATGGATTAAGATCGAAGGTAACGTTGCTACAATCGGTATTACAGACTTTGCACAGGGAGAGTTGGGAGATATCGTTTATGTAGATGTGGATACTGTAGATGAGGATCTTAATGGAGGAGATGTTTTCGGAAGTGTAGAAGCTGTAAAAACAGTTTCAGACTTATTCTTACCAATTTCAGGAAAAGTGATAGAATTCAATTCAGAATTAGAAGACCAGCCGGAATTGTTAAATACAGACCCTTACGGAAACGGATGGATCATCAAATTAGAAGTTGCTGAAGGTGCTGATCATTCAGAATTGCTATCTGCTGAAGAATATCAGGCAATCATTGGATAA